The Athene noctua chromosome 25, bAthNoc1.hap1.1, whole genome shotgun sequence region CCTGACTTCAATTATGTTCTCCAGTCCGAGTAATGAAATCCAGGCAGTCCTTCCTATACACAAGAACTTTACTGGAGTTTTTCCTTATTCTGAGCTTTGCTCCTTTGTATTTAGGGACGGAGTGGAGCACGAGCTGGGAGGAAGGGCGTGCTGACAGCCAGGCACTGCAGGCTGATACAGGAGACCTGGGTTCAGCTGCGGACTCTGCCAGAGGCGTGCTCTTTTTCTTTGAGTAAATCACTCGGAGCAAATCTCTCCACACCCCTGTCTCCAGTCTGCTGCAGATAGCACCGGAATGCTGCTGGCTTTCTTTGGACTGGATAAGTAACATCCAAGAGTGCAGAGATAAGGGGAGGCATCTTTTCAACCGAAATAAGCAGAATAAGGGCAATAAAATGATGGGCAAATTCAGGAACACTGGAATCATTCAGTCCTTCAGTAAATGGGATTATTTACTCGCCATATTCTAATCCACAATCCTGACACAGAGCGAGGATTTGAGCAAGAGCCTGAGCTCACACGTTCCCTGGCGAAGGAGGCTTGGAGAATTTCTTGCAGTGAACAGTTAGTTTCAGAAAAGTGTGGAACGCCTGTCTCTTGCTCAATGACCAGTAGAAACAGGTTCTCCCTAGAGAAAAGGCCATTGCTCTTGGGTCTTAGCAAAACATCTAATGAAAATGAGCTTAGCCTGAATTTTGATGTCAGAAGACTGAAAGGATTGATTCTTCCTTTTAATTCTCTGCCTAGCTAAGATTTGGAGAGGTTAGAGACAGAGAAGAGCCTCTAGTTTGTGCTTAATCCATCTTCTCCAGGCCGGTGGGGAACTGTGTTGGGCAGTGATTGCTGTGCCAGCTGTAGCAGCAATTCTGCCTTTATATTTCCTAGGACAGTAGTCCCAAACCTCTCATTAGAATGCAGCACATATTAAGAGCAAAACTGCCCACAGGATGTTTCATTCACTGCTtcaaaacaccccccccccctccccagcaacaATCACTATCCATAATGATGCAAACTGCAGAAATATCTTTCACTGAACAACAGGAAACACTTAAAGCACTTTTCCCTTACTTTACACTCTCCACACAAAGAAACAAATCCTTTGTGAATTACTGGAGAGCCACGATCACGTATGAAGAACCTTTCATCCACGTCCATTAAGAGATCACTCCTCGGCCTCACTTGTCTCCCAGCAGAGTGCTCTGGATTTGTCATTTTGCCAGTGGAGAGACTTAAAGGTTAATCTCTGTGTCTCTGATCTTTCCACAGAGTTCTTACATCATTCCTCATACATCATTCGAGAGTCAAACTTCgtatttatgctttctttttcatcttacATATTCCAACATCAGCACCTTGCATGAAAACTGCTTATTCGactcaaaataaaatgaaaataaattaatgagaTAAAGAGCTCTTTGATGCAATAACCTTTAATGATTTCTTCCTGGTATATAATTTAGGACAGTGTTGTTCCTGGCTTAATGTTGTAAAGTTTGCATCATAAACAAAAAGCTGATGATTCATAAAACATTATTGCTAATGTATTTTTGAAATTAGCAAGAGACATGTAAAGTATCTTCCTTGTCTACCAGGATTCTTGAAAGGAAACTTCCCTTTGAGAAATTATTCTTGGCACCAATGGCTAGAGTAGCCAGCCTTATGGGAAGCAGAAACAGTGGCGACACCCACTGTGGAAGGTATAAATAGAGTTTCGCGGCAACGGACAACTTGCAGTCTGATTTAATATCAAGCTGTGCATCTTGCTTTGGGCTTCTGCTTGCATTTCCAACTGCTGTCGCCATGAGTTGCAACATTAAGGAGACTATTACTGTGTCTAGCAAAGGCAGGAGCAGTGGTGGCAGCTGTAtcattggtggtggtggtggagcaCGGATTTCTTCCTATGGGATAGGCAGTGGCAGAGGTTTTTCTGGAAGGAGTTACTGCGGTGGAGTGAATTATGGAGGGGGACTGAGTGTTGGTAGCTTGGCTGGTGGGAGCTATGGAGGTGGCAACTGCTATGGCAATGGCCTTGGGTTTGGCCTTGGAGGCGGTGTGGTCGTTGGTGGTCTTGGTGGCGACTGTTTGCTTTCATCCTGCGATGAGAAGGTCACCATGCAAAATCTCAATGACCGCCTGGCTTCCTATCTGGACAAGGTGAAGTGCTTGGAGAAGGAGAACGCTGAACTGGAGTGCAGGATCAGAGAGTGGTACGCTACACAGGGCCTCTCCTGTGAGCCCCGGGACTACAGCTGCTATTACAAAGAAATCGAAGATCTTCAGAATCAGGTAATCCCCTTTTCAGCTGCTCCTCCCCTATTTAAAGCTTATTTCTGAATTCATGTTTAGAACCTACTGCCATTGTTAGGGGTAACGTTGGTGCTGCTAAATGTCTTCACAAGCAGAAATGTTGGCAAGTTCCCCGATGGCATGGCTGAGCGTGGGTGTGTAACACGCTGCCAGGTGGTACAGGTGGGATAATACccttgaaaaggaaaaggatgcTTTGCTGCATTGTGTTTTGACTAGGCAATTATAAAGATGATTTTACCAAGTGCGCTCTGAGGAAATGGAGTGGTGTCAGtccagaaggaaaagcaaagcagagaactGTAGGAGAAGAGCAAGACATACAAATCGAATGCTGTATCAAACAAAGCGTTAGAAATTGTGGGTAGGAGGAGTTGAGTATTTGGAATGGATTGCCACAGTGGCACCAGCAGCTTGACACTGGTATGTCCAGAATGAAAGTTTTGGCTGCTCTTAAggcttaaaggtcccttccagccatCTTCCCTCAGGACCCCTGAGCCTGAAGCCCAGAACACGCCAGCTTGAATGTCAGTTGAGATTTAATGTCTTAAGGAAGGGTTTTCAATTTCGCTTCTATTTGGAAGCATATTTGGAACTTGCCTTCAGATCTCGAAATGGGGAAGTCCCATCTCACAACTCTGACTCCCAACCTCTACACAGTTGACCTCGTTTCTTTACCGACTGTGAGTTGAGGCGGCAAAGGTACCCCCCGCATCTGCTCTGCTCAAGGAGCGAGGTTACTTAAGTAAGAAGGTAACAGGAAAAGGAATTGCCCAACTGCAATCTAGATAGACCTACAGAGCATAACAGCAGAGAGGAGTGAGACACCTCTCGTGGTCTGCTCTCTTCCAGATTGTCTGCGCGACCATTGATAATAACAAGATCATTCTGGACATCGATAACAGCAGGATGGCTGCCGACGACTTCCGAGTGAAGTGAGTGCCCCTCTCTGCAGACGAGCCCCATTGCCTCCTCCCTGCTCATTTTTCATCTTGCTTGGGGAGTCTCGGTGCACTAATTACAGAGACTTCAGGCAAGTCTCACTGCAACACCACGTTAGGACAGGATGGAGTGATGAAAGGCGTTTTGCTCGTGGTCACCAGCCCTCCCTTAATTAGTATTCTCGGGTAAAACGTTTGGCAACAGTGTTtgttggggagggctggggaccgCCCTCAGCGGTGTGGTTGGCACATTTCCATCACAGACTGGTGCGGGTTGGGATCAGCACAACAGAAATGCGGCTGAATAAGTGAAATCAAACATACAGAGATCAGGAGCTGGAAAGAAgtagaggagggagaaaaagctTTCACACAACAGACACGAAGCGCCGGGCAGAAACGCCACGCGCGGTGCATTCAGCTTAGCCAGCAAAGTACAGTTTAGAGCACGGGGGGGAGGGATCTTCGCATAAACCGAGCTCATGAGAGAGGTTACCCCTCTGAGTTTCTGCTTCTTGCCCAAACCAGGTACGAGACGGAGCTGGCCCTGCGCCAGAGCGTGGAGGCTGACATTAACGGCTTACGCCAGGTCCTGGATCAGCTGACGCTCTGCAGGTCTGACCTGGAGGCCCAGCTGGAGTCGCTGCGGGAGGAGCTCTGCTGCCTGAAGAAGAACCACGAGGAGGTGGGTCCTGCCCTCGCCCCCAGCGCCATGGCCCTGACATAAAACTTTGCCTACACAAATGTGCTCTACATTTACAAGCAAAGATCAACCACTTTCACGCCCCAGCGTTCCCATCCGGCAGTTCTGGGGCTGAGATCCATCTGCCTCGTGGGTGGTGCTGGAGCTCCGGCAGCAGAGAGGCGGCTGCGGCTCTCGGGGCTTCGCTGGCGCTGGGAGAGCCTCAGGGGGGTGAAAGTTGCTGCTGATTCCAGTGACTGAGAAAAGAAATTACCCAACAGATTTCTTGGGGAAAACACTTGCGCCATCTCCCAGTGCTTCTACAGCCGTAGCTGGGAGGCTCCTCTCGCAGGGAGCGCTGCTCTTGGCCACCAAGCGCTGCTCTGCTGTCTTTCAAAAGCCAGTGTGAGTCTGATCCGGGTTCTATTTCCAGGAAATGAATTGCCTGAGAAAACAATCAACTGGAGACGTCAGCGTGGAGGTTAATGCCTGCCCTGGACCAGATCTCAGGCAAATCTTGGAGGATTTGAGATGCCAGTATGAAACACTGATAGCGCGCAACCGCAAGGAAGTCGAGGATTGGTACGAGTGCAAGGTGAGCGACACACGCTGCTGCGGAACACACCGACAGCACGTTGCAGGGCACAGGAGTGCAGGGAGACAGTCAGCTCTTCTCCCCTGACAGCAGAGCCCGAGAGCAGCACTCGTCGTGCCCCGTGTTCCACAGCAGACACAGGCCTGTCTGACCAGTTGGTTATGTCCCATCTGGAGCAGCAGCATTTGCCGCAAGGCTCTGTGCTGTGTTGTTGGAACTGAGATATCCCACATTTGGATTAAAGAGACTTAATAGCCCCGAGGTGAAAGCGACTTGTAAAAAGAGTAAGCAGCTGAAGCCGGCGGTTAACGCCCAGCACACAGAGAACTCGCCCTGCTCACTTTTCTTTTGGCTAGCTGCTCACTGCATTCGGCTTCTGTAAAAGCAAGTCCCACTCGCACAGACACTCTCTGAAGCTCTTTATTCTGGATTGGCGTTTTGCAGATTGAGGAGGTGAATCGGGAGGTTATTACAAGCGGTCAGGAGGTAGAGACGTGCAACAACCAGGTCACCGAACTGAGACGCCAATTGCAAGCCCTGGAAATCGATCTCCAGGCCCAGCTCAGCCAGGTGGGTGGTGAGTTTATTTACAGCTGGGACGCGGCTGCTGCTGCATTTCCCAGCCTGAACAGCCAGACCCACCAATCCGCATGGTGGGGGTGAATAGCTCTCTCATTTTTGGATTGGAAGTAATAAATTCCAGGGTGACCCTTAAATGAATGTTGTTTCTTTGGTTCTCTTGTTTATCAGAGAAATAATTTGGAATCCTCTCTGGCTGAGACTGAGTGCCAGTACAACACCCTCCTCGGTGAGCTACAGAACCAGATCACATGCGTGGAGCAGCAATTGGCTGAAATAAGAGCGGAAATCGAGTGCCAGAACCAGGAGTACAAGACCTTACTGGACGTCAAGTGCCGTTTGGAGCAGGAGATTCAGACCTACCGGTGCTTGTTGGAAGGAGGACAGCAGGACCTTATGTATGTAGATTCTAAATCCACTAGAGAATAACTGAAAATATCAAGGATCTGTATTAGACCATGAATCTGACATAATCTTTAGTCCATCTTAATGCTTTCGCTGAGAACAACTTTACTGTGATGAACATTCAAATCAGAACCAGACATCGCTCTTTGGGATCTGCAAAGCAGAGAAACCAAATCGTAACTGCTAGTTACAGCACTGTAACTACTGGTATTATGTCAGCGCTCATCACAACCTCTTTCCTAAAGTAATATGGGTGAGAACTGTCAAAATAAGAATTAATTGCAACACTCTGCATTGCATTTCCATTCCAAAGGGGAGCACAAATGCAAAGCAACtctgaaagtgaaaaaagaaCACAGTGTAAAATACTCTAACCCCCGTAACAGACGTAGTTTGAGACTTTGTGTCATGTAGTCAGTCAGCAGCGTCATGTAAAGTTCTAAAATTCCCTGTTTCTCTCACCAAATTTCTCCCACTAGTCATGGAGGAGGAATCGGAGTAGGAACTGGTGTAGGAGGAGGAGTCATTAGGACGAGCCACACCTACACTACAACTTCATCTTCCCACTGCCAGCCCCAAGTCCCACCCTGCAAGACTGGAGATATACAAGGTAAGAGCGGTGTTTTCACAAAAGGAAAACTTTCTCCAGTTTGTTCCTTTGTAACAAGGCCAGGAGACAACACACACGCCTAGGACGTGTCACTGGCATCTTCTCAGAGAGTTACTCTGCTACAGGTACAATCTGCTACAGGGGATCCGACTGAGGTGCAAAGTTGGCTTCACTAAGAAACAGGTTTAAAGAGAGTCTTGACTCAATAGGGAGTAGCAGGAAGCAAGTGAGAGACAAGAGGGAGCCCGAGGACTAAGAGG contains the following coding sequences:
- the LOC141970471 gene encoding keratin, type I cytoskeletal 19-like; amino-acid sequence: MSCNIKETITVSSKGRSSGGSCIIGGGGGARISSYGIGSGRGFSGRSYCGGVNYGGGLSVGSLAGGSYGGGNCYGNGLGFGLGGGVVVGGLGGDCLLSSCDEKVTMQNLNDRLASYLDKVKCLEKENAELECRIREWYATQGLSCEPRDYSCYYKEIEDLQNQIVCATIDNNKIILDIDNSRMAADDFRVKYETELALRQSVEADINGLRQVLDQLTLCRSDLEAQLESLREELCCLKKNHEEEMNCLRKQSTGDVSVEVNACPGPDLRQILEDLRCQYETLIARNRKEVEDWYECKIEEVNREVITSGQEVETCNNQVTELRRQLQALEIDLQAQLSQRNNLESSLAETECQYNTLLGELQNQITCVEQQLAEIRAEIECQNQEYKTLLDVKCRLEQEIQTYRCLLEGGQQDLIHGGGIGVGTGVGGGVIRTSHTYTTTSSSHCQPQVPPCKTGDIQVTCRRICD